Proteins encoded together in one Formosa sp. Hel3_A1_48 window:
- a CDS encoding superoxide dismutase encodes MAFELPKLNYAYDALEPNIDARTMEIHHSKHHNGYTTKLNAAISGTALENQSIESILSSLDMSNKAVRNNGGGFYNHSLFWEVMSPIDKGELSGELKDAILEAYGSFEDFKSAFSNAAATQFGSGWAWLCVHKGGKVEVCATPNQDNPLMPGVSCGGTPILGIDVWEHAYYLNYQNRRPDYINAFFNVINWNEVAKRFAAAK; translated from the coding sequence ATGGCTTTTGAATTACCAAAATTAAACTATGCTTACGATGCATTAGAACCAAACATTGATGCAAGAACAATGGAAATCCACCACTCTAAGCATCACAACGGATACACCACAAAATTAAACGCTGCTATTTCAGGAACAGCATTAGAAAACCAGAGTATTGAATCAATATTAAGCTCTTTGGACATGAGTAACAAGGCGGTTAGGAATAATGGTGGTGGATTTTATAACCACAGCTTATTTTGGGAAGTAATGAGCCCAATTGATAAAGGCGAACTTTCAGGAGAATTAAAAGATGCAATCCTTGAAGCTTACGGTTCTTTTGAGGACTTTAAGTCTGCGTTCTCAAATGCCGCTGCAACACAGTTTGGCTCTGGTTGGGCGTGGCTTTGCGTCCACAAAGGGGGTAAAGTAGAAGTGTGTGCTACACCTAATCAAGACAACCCACTCATGCCGGGTGTATCATGTGGCGGCACTCCAATTTTAGGTATTGACGTATGGGAACATGCTTATTACTTAAATTATCAAAACAGACGTCCAGACTATATCAATGCATTTTTTAATGTAATCAACTGGAATGAAGTAGCAAAGCGTTTTGCGGCAGCGAAATAA